One part of the Georgfuchsia toluolica genome encodes these proteins:
- the hflX gene encoding GTPase HflX, giving the protein MQTEVNEKPRYAIVAAVQLPNVSDAEFASSLAELSDLAKTLGYKVTRTFTQKRSGFDKAAYLGTGKREEIREFVASEPKHGDSNPVRPEPVEGSDHFDILFVDHEISPMQARNLEKEVGCEVMDRTMVILEIFHRNARSPAARAQVEIARLGYMAPRLREQAKLAGPQGRQRSGTGGRGAGESHTELDKRKIRDRIAELQKEIAAMEVERKTQRARRQDRQGGANVALVGYTNAGKSTLMRALTGSDVFVANKLFATLDTTVRALHPESVPRVLVSDTVGFIKNLPHGLVASFKSTLEEALDASLLLHVIDASDPGFERQLQVTDAVLAEIEAQDVPRLRIFNKIDQVNGGGDAVAQEECAAALRAMYPGCIVISAKRPQDIARLHQTIVAFFQRDLVEAELFLPWTAQQLRGEIFARCEVLAERAEEEGAFFRVRSEQAALDSLHEQISLV; this is encoded by the coding sequence ATGCAAACAGAAGTCAATGAAAAGCCCCGCTACGCCATCGTGGCGGCCGTGCAACTGCCGAACGTGAGCGACGCGGAATTCGCGTCGTCGCTGGCCGAACTGAGCGATCTCGCCAAGACATTGGGCTACAAGGTCACCCGCACTTTCACGCAGAAGCGCTCCGGCTTCGACAAGGCGGCGTATCTGGGCACCGGCAAGCGCGAAGAGATACGCGAGTTTGTCGCCAGTGAACCCAAGCATGGCGATTCAAATCCCGTTCGCCCTGAGCCTGTCGAAGGGTCCGATCACTTCGACATCCTTTTCGTCGACCATGAGATATCGCCGATGCAGGCGCGCAATCTCGAAAAGGAAGTCGGCTGCGAGGTGATGGATCGCACCATGGTCATTCTCGAAATCTTCCATCGCAACGCGCGCTCCCCCGCCGCGCGGGCGCAGGTGGAAATCGCGCGCCTCGGCTATATGGCGCCGCGCCTGCGCGAGCAGGCCAAGCTGGCCGGGCCGCAAGGGCGGCAGCGCAGCGGCACCGGCGGGCGCGGCGCCGGCGAATCGCATACCGAACTGGACAAACGCAAGATCCGCGACCGCATCGCCGAACTGCAGAAGGAGATCGCGGCGATGGAGGTCGAGCGCAAGACGCAGCGCGCACGGCGGCAGGATCGCCAGGGCGGCGCCAACGTCGCGCTGGTCGGCTACACCAACGCCGGCAAATCCACCCTGATGCGCGCCCTCACCGGCAGCGACGTGTTCGTCGCCAACAAACTCTTCGCCACGCTCGACACCACCGTGCGCGCGCTCCATCCCGAAAGCGTCCCGCGCGTGCTGGTCAGCGACACGGTGGGTTTCATCAAGAACCTGCCGCACGGGTTGGTCGCGTCGTTCAAGTCGACGCTCGAAGAAGCGCTCGATGCTTCGCTGCTGCTCCACGTCATCGACGCCAGCGACCCCGGCTTCGAGCGGCAGCTTCAGGTCACCGACGCAGTGCTGGCCGAGATCGAGGCACAGGACGTGCCGCGCCTGCGCATCTTCAACAAGATCGACCAGGTTAACGGTGGCGGCGACGCCGTGGCGCAAGAAGAATGCGCCGCCGCGCTGCGCGCCATGTATCCCGGTTGCATCGTGATAAGCGCAAAGCGCCCGCAGGATATCGCGCGGCTGCACCAGACGATCGTCGCGTTTTTCCAGCGGGATCTGGTCGAGGCCGAATTGTTTCTGCCGTGGACGGCACAGCAACTGCGCGGAGAAATATTCGCGCGCTGCGAGGTGCTGGCAGAGCGCGCCGAGGAGGAAGGGGCGTTCTTCCGGGTTCGCAGCGAACAGGCGGCCTTGGATAGCCTGCACGAACAGATCAGTCTGGTGTGA
- a CDS encoding cbb3-type cytochrome c oxidase subunit I, translated as MQYKSQAVAKPYFIGALGLFVAQILFGLIMGLQYVVGDFLFPHIPFNVARMVHTNALIVWLLMGFMGSAYYLVPEESETELYSPKLAIATFWVFLVAAALTVVGYLTVPYAALAKLTHNELLPTMGREFLEQPTVTKIGIVIVALSMLFNLSMTFLKGRKTAITTVLLMGLWGLAIFFLFSFYNPTNLVLDKFYWWWVVHLWVEGVWELILGALLAFVLIKVTGVDREVIEKWLYVIITLTLITGIIGTGHHYYWIGAPEYWQWWGSVFSALEPLPFFALTVFAFNMVNRRRREHPNRAATLWALGTGVMAFLGAGVWGFLHTLAPVNFYTHGTQVTAAHGHISFYGAYVMVVLTMISYAMPLLRGRAANSNSSQVIEMWGFWLMTVSMVFITLFLTAAGILQVWLQRVSATPLGYMATQDQVALFYWMREVAGVIFLIGLVAYLVSFFKGGKAAA; from the coding sequence ATGCAATATAAATCTCAAGCGGTCGCCAAGCCCTATTTCATCGGCGCTCTTGGCCTTTTCGTGGCGCAGATTCTGTTCGGTTTGATCATGGGCCTGCAATATGTGGTGGGAGATTTCCTGTTCCCGCACATTCCCTTCAACGTGGCGCGCATGGTGCACACCAATGCCCTGATCGTCTGGCTGCTGATGGGCTTCATGGGCTCCGCCTACTATCTGGTGCCCGAGGAATCGGAAACCGAGTTGTATTCGCCGAAGCTGGCCATCGCGACGTTCTGGGTTTTCCTTGTTGCGGCGGCATTGACTGTGGTCGGTTATCTCACCGTCCCCTATGCGGCGCTGGCGAAGCTCACCCACAACGAACTGTTGCCCACCATGGGGCGCGAGTTTCTGGAGCAACCGACGGTCACCAAGATCGGCATCGTCATCGTCGCACTGTCGATGCTGTTCAACCTCAGCATGACTTTCCTCAAGGGACGCAAGACGGCAATTACCACCGTGCTGCTGATGGGCCTGTGGGGTCTGGCGATTTTCTTCCTGTTCTCCTTCTACAACCCGACTAACCTGGTGCTCGACAAATTCTACTGGTGGTGGGTGGTACATCTTTGGGTGGAAGGCGTCTGGGAACTGATCCTCGGCGCGCTGCTCGCTTTCGTCCTCATCAAGGTGACCGGCGTAGATCGCGAAGTGATCGAGAAATGGCTTTACGTGATCATCACGCTGACCCTCATTACCGGCATCATCGGCACCGGCCACCATTACTACTGGATTGGCGCGCCGGAATACTGGCAGTGGTGGGGTTCGGTCTTCTCCGCCCTGGAACCGCTTCCGTTCTTTGCGCTGACCGTGTTCGCCTTCAACATGGTGAACCGCCGCCGCCGCGAACATCCCAACCGCGCCGCGACGCTGTGGGCGCTGGGCACCGGCGTGATGGCCTTCCTCGGCGCCGGCGTGTGGGGTTTCCTGCATACCTTGGCGCCGGTCAACTTCTATACCCACGGCACTCAGGTTACCGCCGCACATGGACATATATCCTTCTATGGCGCCTACGTCATGGTGGTGCTGACCATGATCTCCTATGCCATGCCCTTGCTGCGCGGTCGCGCTGCCAACAGCAACAGTTCGCAGGTCATCGAAATGTGGGGCTTCTGGCTGATGACGGTGTCGATGGTGTTCATCACCCTGTTCCTCACCGCCGCCGGCATTCTGCAAGTCTGGCTGCAACGGGTCTCGGCAACGCCGCTCGGTTATATGGCGACACAGGATCAGGTTGCGCTGTTCTACTGGATGCGCGAAGTGGCCGGCGTGATTTTCCTGATCGGCTTGGTGGCTTATCTGGTGAGTTTCTTCAAGGGAGGAAAAGCCGCGGCTTGA
- a CDS encoding GFA family protein, with amino-acid sequence MKGSCLCGTVTYEIDPPFKVFQYCHCSRCRKFTGSAHAANLFVPPSQFRWLGGQNQAGRYELPETKYFATCFCKNCGSSLPWEVKGGKNVVVPAGTLDGDPGIQPQQNIFWGSRAIWFVETCDLPKHYEFPERK; translated from the coding sequence ATGAAAGGTAGTTGCCTGTGTGGAACTGTTACTTATGAGATTGATCCACCATTCAAGGTGTTTCAGTATTGCCATTGTTCCAGGTGCAGAAAGTTCACTGGCAGCGCTCATGCAGCGAATCTTTTTGTCCCGCCATCGCAGTTCAGGTGGCTTGGAGGTCAAAATCAAGCTGGGCGATATGAGTTGCCGGAAACCAAATATTTCGCAACCTGCTTTTGCAAAAACTGCGGCTCTTCGCTGCCTTGGGAAGTAAAAGGCGGCAAGAATGTCGTCGTCCCTGCCGGCACTCTGGATGGGGATCCCGGCATTCAACCCCAGCAAAATATTTTCTGGGGCTCAAGAGCTATCTGGTTTGTGGAAACTTGCGATCTTCCCAAACACTATGAATTTCCGGAAAGAAAATGA
- a CDS encoding c-type cytochrome yields MPSKFSTSAARNIFFGGTLFGFLLFLGLTFNTQKQLPQRDQRAQLSNPQVAAGKNVWETNNCIGCHTLLGEGAYFAPELGNVYKRRGPEFIKAWIKAQPTGVPGRRQMPQFNLSDKELDDLVAFLKYASEINTAKWPPNIEG; encoded by the coding sequence ATGCCAAGTAAATTCTCAACCTCGGCAGCCCGAAACATTTTTTTCGGAGGGACGCTGTTTGGCTTCCTCCTGTTTCTGGGACTGACTTTCAATACACAGAAGCAACTACCACAACGCGATCAGCGCGCCCAGTTGTCGAACCCGCAGGTCGCGGCCGGCAAGAATGTCTGGGAGACCAACAACTGCATCGGCTGCCACACTCTCCTGGGTGAAGGGGCGTATTTCGCTCCAGAATTGGGCAATGTCTACAAGCGGCGCGGACCGGAATTCATCAAGGCCTGGATCAAGGCGCAACCTACCGGCGTACCCGGTCGCCGACAGATGCCGCAGTTCAATCTGAGCGACAAGGAACTGGATGATCTGGTGGCGTTTCTGAAATACGCTTCCGAGATCAACACGGCCAAGTGGCCACCCAACATCGAGGGCTGA
- a CDS encoding class II glutamine amidotransferase: MCQLMGMNCNVPTDICFSFTGFQARGGATDVHRDGWGIAFFEGRGVRVFLDPQPSADSLVAELVRHYPIRSLNVIAHIRKATQGEIGLENTHPFMRELWGRYWIFAHNGNLADYAPDFDGSFLPVGQTDSERAFCHLLQTLRARFPAGMPARKRLQAAIEDFSAQVRALGQFNFLLSNGDSLFAHRSTDLYYIVRQAPFTVAHLKDQDVSIDFSEVTTQDDRVALIATQPLTDNETWTPLPSDRIAMFVDGALRES, encoded by the coding sequence ATGTGCCAGCTCATGGGAATGAACTGCAATGTGCCGACCGACATCTGCTTTTCTTTCACCGGCTTCCAGGCACGCGGCGGCGCCACCGACGTCCATCGCGACGGCTGGGGCATCGCCTTTTTCGAAGGCCGCGGGGTGCGTGTCTTCCTTGATCCGCAGCCTTCCGCGGACTCGCTGGTGGCGGAGCTGGTGCGGCACTACCCGATCCGCTCGCTCAATGTCATTGCGCATATCCGCAAGGCGACGCAAGGGGAGATTGGCCTCGAAAATACGCATCCGTTCATGCGCGAATTGTGGGGCCGCTACTGGATCTTCGCCCACAACGGCAACCTGGCGGACTATGCGCCCGACTTCGACGGAAGCTTCCTGCCGGTCGGGCAGACCGACAGCGAACGAGCCTTTTGCCATCTGCTGCAGACGCTGCGCGCCCGCTTTCCGGCGGGTATGCCTGCGCGCAAGCGATTGCAGGCGGCGATAGAGGACTTTTCCGCGCAGGTGCGAGCGCTGGGCCAGTTCAACTTCCTGCTGTCGAACGGCGACAGCCTGTTCGCGCATCGTTCCACCGACCTCTACTACATCGTGCGCCAGGCCCCCTTCACCGTCGCCCACCTCAAGGATCAGGACGTCAGCATCGACTTCAGCGAAGTCACGACACAGGATGATCGCGTCGCATTGATTGCCACGCAGCCCTTGACGGATAACGAAACCTGGACGCCGTTGCCCTCAGACCGCATCGCCATGTTTGTCGACGGCGCTTTGCGAGAATCGTAA
- a CDS encoding CbbQ/NirQ/NorQ/GpvN family protein — MDMRTTNLPYYQAAGQEIALFEHAWCKRLPVLIKGPTGVGKTRFVAYMAARLGLPLFTVACHDDLTAADLVGRHLIQDGQTVWSDGPLTRAVREGGICYLDEVVEARKDTTVVIHPLADHRRTLPIDRTGELLHAPDSFMLVVSYNPGYQNFLKGLKPSTRQRFVSLRFDFPDAEREEAILIGETGCDPMLARRLVALGNSMRSLNNVDLEEAASTRLLVYAAILIGDGMDPIEACRAALAESLTDDVEVSAALLELVTATFGG, encoded by the coding sequence ATGGACATGCGAACGACTAATTTGCCTTACTATCAGGCCGCCGGACAGGAGATTGCTCTGTTCGAGCATGCCTGGTGCAAGCGCCTGCCGGTGCTGATCAAAGGGCCGACCGGCGTCGGCAAGACGCGCTTCGTCGCCTACATGGCGGCACGTCTGGGCTTGCCGCTGTTTACCGTCGCCTGCCATGACGACCTGACTGCGGCCGATCTGGTCGGCCGCCACCTGATCCAGGACGGACAGACCGTGTGGAGCGACGGCCCGCTGACCCGCGCTGTGCGCGAAGGCGGCATCTGCTATCTGGACGAAGTGGTCGAGGCGCGCAAGGACACCACGGTAGTGATTCACCCGCTCGCCGATCATCGTCGCACGCTGCCCATTGACCGCACCGGCGAGCTGCTGCATGCGCCGGACAGTTTTATGCTGGTGGTATCCTACAATCCCGGCTACCAGAATTTCCTCAAGGGCCTGAAGCCCTCCACCCGGCAACGCTTCGTCTCCCTGCGTTTCGACTTCCCCGATGCAGAACGGGAAGAAGCCATCCTCATTGGCGAAACCGGCTGCGACCCGATGCTGGCCAGGCGTCTGGTCGCGCTCGGCAACAGCATGCGCAGCCTGAATAACGTCGATCTTGAAGAAGCGGCCAGCACCCGCCTGCTGGTGTATGCCGCGATTCTCATTGGCGACGGCATGGACCCGATCGAAGCTTGCCGTGCAGCGTTGGCGGAAAGCCTCACCGACGATGTCGAAGTTTCCGCCGCATTGCTGGAGCTGGTAACCGCCACCTTTGGTGGATAA
- a CDS encoding Crp/Fnr family transcriptional regulator has protein sequence MNQPANADNTHKILSHLPLFQALKAVQLQRIADGTSELRLEKGDTLFHKGDPSDGFYVVIFGQIKLTIGSAQGNEKVVEIIGQRQSFGEAMMFLDRSYPVTAVALSDSLLLHVKRSDVEYLLSSDPSFARGMLAGLSLRLHSLIKDVESYTMRSSTQRVLGYLLQHCAEDEALTADIALPASKQVVASRLNLTPETFSRILNDLTRAGLIEVQGRTVCIPDLRRLREFEI, from the coding sequence TTGAACCAGCCAGCAAACGCGGACAACACGCACAAGATTCTTTCCCACCTGCCCTTGTTTCAGGCGCTCAAAGCCGTGCAGTTGCAACGGATTGCCGACGGCACGAGCGAGTTGCGCTTGGAAAAGGGCGATACCCTGTTCCACAAGGGCGATCCAAGCGACGGCTTCTACGTGGTGATCTTCGGCCAGATCAAGCTGACGATCGGCTCCGCGCAGGGCAATGAGAAAGTGGTCGAGATCATCGGACAACGGCAGAGTTTCGGCGAGGCGATGATGTTTTTAGATCGTTCCTACCCGGTGACGGCGGTGGCCCTGTCTGATTCGCTGCTGCTGCATGTGAAGCGCAGTGATGTCGAATATCTGCTGAGCTCCGATCCCTCGTTTGCGCGGGGCATGCTGGCGGGACTGTCGCTACGGCTGCACTCGCTGATCAAGGATGTCGAGTCCTACACGATGCGCTCCAGCACGCAGCGCGTGCTCGGCTATCTGTTGCAGCACTGTGCGGAGGACGAAGCGCTGACGGCGGATATTGCCCTGCCGGCCTCCAAGCAGGTGGTCGCTTCGCGCCTCAATCTCACGCCGGAAACCTTTTCCCGCATCCTGAACGATCTCACCCGCGCCGGACTGATCGAAGTGCAGGGCCGCACCGTTTGCATTCCCGATCTGCGCCGGCTGCGCGAATTCGAGATCTGA
- a CDS encoding TOBE domain-containing protein yields MKISARNVLKGTVKSITLGGVEAEVVIELPGGSEIVSVITKHSADSLELVVGRTVYAVIKASDVMIGEPHSQKP; encoded by the coding sequence ATGAAAATCAGCGCCAGAAATGTGCTCAAAGGTACCGTCAAGTCGATTACGCTTGGGGGAGTTGAAGCAGAAGTTGTTATTGAGCTTCCCGGCGGTAGCGAAATCGTCTCGGTCATTACCAAGCACTCCGCGGATTCTCTGGAATTAGTTGTGGGTAGAACCGTCTATGCAGTAATCAAAGCCTCCGATGTAATGATCGGTGAGCCGCACAGCCAAAAACCTTAA
- a CDS encoding fused MFS/spermidine synthase produces MSDASSWFEIPSPFETAPGSVLLADPPNAGARKLRAMLLDETYPKPFVIDDGELLTLYFNIRLIQSVMRLKTPNTLELRYTRKMMSFLLFNPSPKRIALIGMGGGSLVKFCHQRLPSAQVTAIELDPDVIAFRDIFKVPPDGSRLQVLQADGAAYLASAGKGIDVLLVDAFDKIGLAPALANREFFESAFARLSPQGQFIINLAGDKRRFRGLIDEVTDVFDGRVIVVPVRGDGNSVLLAFKDARFKPNWRLLHRKTKVLQDKFGLDFPDYARKIEIAAKR; encoded by the coding sequence ATGTCTGACGCATCCTCCTGGTTTGAAATCCCCAGCCCCTTCGAGACGGCGCCCGGCTCGGTATTGCTGGCGGACCCGCCCAATGCCGGCGCGCGCAAGTTGCGGGCAATGCTGCTCGACGAAACCTATCCCAAGCCGTTTGTCATCGACGATGGCGAACTGCTGACGCTCTACTTCAACATCCGCCTGATCCAGAGCGTGATGCGGCTGAAAACGCCCAACACGCTGGAATTGCGCTACACACGCAAGATGATGTCGTTCCTGCTGTTCAACCCAAGCCCCAAGCGCATTGCGCTGATCGGCATGGGCGGCGGGTCGCTGGTCAAGTTCTGCCATCAGCGGCTGCCTTCTGCACAAGTCACCGCCATCGAACTCGACCCGGACGTGATTGCCTTTCGCGACATCTTCAAGGTGCCGCCCGACGGATCGCGCCTGCAGGTGCTACAGGCCGATGGTGCGGCATACCTGGCCAGTGCGGGCAAGGGCATCGACGTGCTGCTGGTGGATGCCTTCGACAAGATCGGCCTGGCACCGGCACTGGCAAACCGCGAGTTCTTCGAGAGCGCATTTGCCAGGCTCTCGCCCCAAGGCCAGTTCATCATCAACCTGGCCGGTGACAAGCGGCGCTTTCGCGGCCTGATTGACGAGGTGACGGACGTGTTCGACGGCCGCGTGATCGTCGTCCCCGTGCGCGGCGATGGCAATTCCGTGCTGCTGGCCTTCAAGGACGCCCGCTTCAAGCCCAACTGGCGCCTGCTCCATAGAAAAACAAAGGTGCTGCAGGACAAGTTCGGCCTCGACTTCCCCGACTACGCCAGAAAAATCGAGATCGCAGCGAAGCGGTAA
- a CDS encoding NADPH-dependent FMN reductase gives MSPPVKILGIAGSLRQQSFNRAALRAAQTNVPAGVILTTFELDDIPLFNQDKEKELPLAVAQMKQAIREADAILFATAEYNYSISGVLKNAIDWASRPFGESAWKGKPAAIMGASPGLFGSARAQYHLRQVLVGLGMPTVNQPEIMIGSASERFDANGVLTDEKTNALIGKLLTSLVTLTLQLKATTS, from the coding sequence ATGAGCCCACCCGTCAAAATTCTCGGTATCGCCGGCAGTTTGCGCCAGCAGTCTTTCAACCGCGCCGCGTTGCGTGCCGCGCAGACCAACGTTCCCGCCGGCGTGATTCTCACTACATTCGAACTGGATGACATCCCGCTCTTCAATCAGGACAAGGAGAAGGAATTGCCGCTCGCGGTGGCGCAGATGAAACAAGCCATTCGCGAAGCCGATGCCATTCTTTTTGCTACCGCTGAATACAACTACTCCATCTCCGGCGTGTTGAAGAACGCGATTGACTGGGCCTCGCGGCCCTTTGGCGAAAGCGCCTGGAAGGGCAAGCCCGCCGCTATCATGGGCGCCTCGCCGGGACTGTTCGGTTCGGCCCGGGCGCAATACCACTTGCGCCAGGTACTGGTCGGCCTCGGCATGCCAACCGTCAACCAGCCGGAAATCATGATCGGCAGTGCCAGTGAGCGTTTCGATGCAAATGGCGTACTGACCGACGAAAAGACAAATGCGCTGATCGGAAAATTGCTGACAAGCCTGGTAACGCTGACGCTTCAGTTGAAGGCCACAACGTCCTGA
- a CDS encoding dodecin has product MNNHVYKKIELTGSSRAGLEDAINTAIAKAAETLHNIRWFEVVETRGEVENGKVAYWQVTLKVGFTLE; this is encoded by the coding sequence ATGAACAACCACGTATACAAGAAAATCGAACTGACCGGCTCTTCCAGGGCGGGCCTCGAGGATGCGATCAACACGGCCATCGCCAAGGCAGCGGAAACCTTGCACAACATTCGCTGGTTCGAAGTGGTGGAAACGCGCGGCGAAGTGGAGAATGGGAAGGTGGCCTACTGGCAGGTAACGCTGAAGGTTGGTTTTACCCTGGAATAA
- a CDS encoding 4Fe-4S binding protein — MDMRRTDAPRIISIVPIAAMPASARAVTSAKHTQRQRLLWQGGFFILFVLAPLFDIFRFDLTAGHAWLLGMPWRLGIDDFMAGRIGSIEVSLNILLRLFLPLLTGAILFLLVAWRWGRLYCGWLCPHFSAVETINRLMRRASGRQSIWDRQPIPPRNPDGSPSPVNPVWWLPTILFAISFAALWAIVLLTYLLPPLEVYSNLFHLAPTRNQVIFLGAATTVLTLEFLFARHLFCRFGCAVGLFQSLAWMSNRGAMVVGYKRAQAADCVACYESGGPGYAACEGVCPMRLKPRTAKHKMFACTQCAQCIDACATVQQRHRGDHHQSLLHWVENEEAQRNEAQVTLTGSRD, encoded by the coding sequence ATGGATATGCGTCGAACGGATGCGCCGCGCATCATATCGATTGTGCCGATAGCCGCCATGCCGGCGTCTGCGCGTGCTGTCACGAGTGCCAAGCACACGCAGCGACAGCGGTTGTTATGGCAGGGCGGATTTTTCATTCTGTTCGTTCTGGCGCCGCTGTTCGACATCTTCCGCTTCGACCTCACGGCCGGCCATGCCTGGCTGCTCGGCATGCCGTGGCGACTGGGCATCGATGACTTCATGGCCGGACGCATCGGCAGTATCGAGGTCAGCCTCAACATCCTGCTGCGCCTGTTCCTGCCCTTGCTGACTGGCGCAATTCTGTTCCTGCTGGTTGCGTGGCGCTGGGGCCGGCTCTATTGCGGCTGGCTCTGCCCGCATTTCTCCGCCGTCGAAACCATCAACCGGCTGATGCGCCGCGCCAGCGGGCGCCAAAGCATCTGGGACCGGCAACCGATCCCGCCCCGCAACCCGGATGGTTCACCCAGTCCCGTCAACCCTGTCTGGTGGCTGCCGACCATTCTGTTCGCGATCAGCTTTGCCGCGCTCTGGGCCATTGTCCTGCTCACCTATCTGCTGCCGCCGCTGGAGGTGTACAGCAACTTGTTCCATCTTGCGCCGACGCGCAATCAGGTCATTTTCCTTGGCGCCGCAACAACGGTACTGACGCTGGAATTTCTTTTCGCGCGCCATCTGTTTTGCCGCTTTGGCTGCGCCGTCGGCCTGTTCCAGAGCCTGGCCTGGATGAGCAATCGCGGCGCCATGGTGGTGGGCTACAAACGCGCACAGGCGGCGGACTGCGTGGCCTGTTACGAGTCAGGTGGTCCGGGTTATGCGGCATGCGAGGGTGTGTGCCCGATGCGCCTGAAGCCACGTACCGCGAAGCACAAGATGTTCGCGTGCACGCAATGCGCGCAGTGCATCGATGCCTGCGCCACGGTGCAGCAACGACACCGCGGCGACCACCATCAATCCCTGTTGCACTGGGTAGAAAACGAAGAGGCGCAGCGCAACGAAGCGCAGGTGACGTTAACCGGGAGCCGGGATTAG
- a CDS encoding nitric oxide reductase activation protein NorD yields MEEWVGSAWNKLITRVAIREYPSAAVTLPQMEKILGIVFRGLGGDPGLRVQQATAERHGARRSWLARMAGSADKTHFAGIDGASLNLPERIALFPNAELNRDLYLWLAALAAHDVPDGEWIVRNQRATVVALARFPGLESRYRRLVTACISQRIDPDGMPADEAGQERAIRAALNEPGTVSQLPPLQRRKAKALQPVPLWLYPLPGTTGAPRKLQHQDSEGSTVAAESHKRFKAERVDMPQDKNGMLMIFRAESLLSWAEYIKVNRSLDDDPDPDAARAAENLDQLSVAQDNDRVASRVRFDLDLPAVAEDDMPLGPGILLPEWDHRSRQLKRDYCKLQTMQARHAPAMPLPAYLRQQATRLRNQFACLAPARRWLKGQADGIEPDIDAWVRRQADRQAGVTDNSDRLYLTQVQQERDLACLVLADLSLSTDAWVSNEQKVIDVIRDSLLLFAEALSSTGDRFALCGFSSLKRGHVRYQELKSFAQSYDDRARGMVQAIRPGYYTRLGAAIRHSTDLLQREPCRQKLLLILSDGKPHDIDLYEGRYGIEDSRMSLNEARHQGIRPFCVTIDREGASYLPHLFGAQGYTLLRRPEELSLRLPLLYAQLTRN; encoded by the coding sequence ATGGAAGAGTGGGTCGGCTCCGCCTGGAACAAGCTGATCACCCGCGTCGCGATACGGGAATATCCCTCCGCCGCGGTAACCTTGCCGCAAATGGAAAAGATCTTGGGCATTGTCTTTCGCGGGCTCGGCGGCGATCCCGGCTTGCGCGTGCAGCAAGCCACAGCGGAACGGCACGGTGCGCGCCGTTCCTGGCTGGCGCGCATGGCAGGCAGCGCGGACAAAACGCATTTCGCAGGCATCGATGGCGCCAGCCTGAATCTGCCGGAACGGATCGCGCTGTTTCCCAATGCTGAATTGAATCGCGACCTTTACCTGTGGCTTGCCGCGCTCGCCGCGCACGATGTGCCTGATGGTGAATGGATCGTGCGCAACCAGCGCGCCACGGTCGTCGCGCTGGCCCGCTTTCCAGGACTGGAAAGCCGCTATCGCCGGCTGGTTACCGCCTGCATCAGCCAAAGGATCGATCCCGATGGCATGCCGGCGGATGAAGCCGGACAGGAACGCGCGATCAGAGCCGCATTGAACGAGCCCGGCACCGTATCGCAACTGCCGCCTTTGCAGCGACGCAAGGCAAAAGCGCTGCAACCGGTACCACTCTGGCTTTACCCTTTACCCGGAACAACCGGAGCGCCGCGCAAACTGCAACACCAGGACAGCGAAGGCAGCACTGTTGCGGCGGAATCGCACAAGCGATTCAAGGCAGAACGCGTGGACATGCCGCAGGACAAGAATGGCATGCTGATGATATTTCGCGCGGAAAGCCTGCTGTCATGGGCCGAGTACATCAAGGTCAACCGTTCCCTCGACGACGACCCCGATCCCGATGCGGCACGCGCCGCTGAGAACCTGGACCAGTTGAGCGTCGCCCAGGACAACGACCGGGTAGCCTCAAGGGTGCGCTTCGATCTCGATCTGCCCGCTGTGGCGGAAGATGATATGCCTCTGGGGCCGGGAATCCTGTTGCCCGAATGGGATCACAGGAGCCGTCAACTCAAGCGCGATTATTGCAAGCTGCAAACGATGCAGGCGCGGCATGCCCCGGCCATGCCGCTGCCCGCGTATCTGCGCCAGCAGGCGACGCGCTTGCGCAATCAGTTCGCCTGTCTGGCGCCGGCCAGGCGCTGGCTCAAGGGCCAAGCCGATGGCATCGAACCGGATATCGACGCCTGGGTCAGACGGCAAGCCGATCGCCAGGCCGGCGTCACCGACAACAGCGACCGGCTGTATCTGACGCAGGTACAGCAGGAGCGCGACCTCGCTTGCCTCGTGCTTGCCGATCTTTCCCTGTCCACCGACGCCTGGGTCTCGAACGAGCAGAAGGTGATTGACGTGATCCGCGACAGCCTGCTGCTGTTTGCCGAAGCACTCAGCAGCACCGGTGACCGCTTTGCGCTGTGCGGATTTTCTTCTTTGAAACGCGGCCATGTGCGCTATCAGGAACTCAAGTCCTTCGCGCAGTCGTATGACGACCGCGCACGCGGGATGGTGCAGGCGATCCGTCCCGGCTACTACACCCGACTCGGCGCGGCAATCCGCCACAGCACAGATCTGCTCCAACGCGAACCCTGCCGGCAGAAATTGCTTCTCATTCTTTCAGACGGCAAGCCGCACGACATCGACCTCTACGAAGGCCGCTATGGCATCGAGGACAGCCGGATGAGCCTGAATGAAGCGCGGCATCAGGGCATCCGCCCGTTTTGCGTCACCATCGACCGCGAGGGCGCCAGCTATCTGCCACACCTGTTCGGCGCCCAGGGTTACACCTTGCTGCGCCGGCCCGAAGAACTCAGCCTGCGCCTGCCGCTGCTCTATGCGCAACTAACACGCAACTGA